One window of Quercus robur chromosome 12, dhQueRobu3.1, whole genome shotgun sequence genomic DNA carries:
- the LOC126708290 gene encoding LOW QUALITY PROTEIN: vicilin Jug r 6.0101-like (The sequence of the model RefSeq protein was modified relative to this genomic sequence to represent the inferred CDS: inserted 2 bases in 1 codon) yields MASKAKVSLARLLLSLLXVLCASLAQAKDPELKICQKQCKRQKQQCERNCDEHMREKKVRERQRGEGNGGVEREGYDREEEREKQEEEEEEEDNPYLFEDEDFESRVETDEGSVQVLQRFTKRFKLLRGIENFRVVILEADPLTFISPAHFDAELILFVAKGRATITMVRDEKRMSVVSDEDRKSFNLECGDVLRVQVGMPIYMINRDENEKLYVVKILQTISILGHFEVISMGEDLESFYTAFNREVLHAALKANGFQLDKLFHKQRKGSIMKASKEKIEALRQHKQGSAGIWPFGSFPSAPYNLFNKQPSKSNQYGSLYEALPNDYKQLQDPDLFVAFANITRVSMIGPVYYSKATKISVIVEGEGYFEMACPHLSSSRSRGQRGGKGSSGPRKSSTRYRKVSGALRHGVVFVTPASHPFAVIASRNSDLKVVCFEIIAKRNIRYHLAGKGNVMNKLEKEAKELAFNSPAREVERIFNLEDGDLFFQGPKEREEEYGRAL; encoded by the exons ATGGCTTCCAAAGCTAAGGTTTCTTTAGCTCGCTTGCTCTTGTCTCTCTT GGTTTTATGTGCTAGTTTAGCTCAGGCCAAGGACCCGGAGCTCAAAATATGCCAAAAACAATGTAAGCGACAAAAGCAACAGTGTGAGCGAAATTGTGACGAGCacatgagagagaaaaaagtgcGCGAGAGACAAAGAGGAGAGGGAAATGGTGGAGTGGAAAGGGAAGGCTATGACagggaagaggagagagagaagcaagaagaagaagaagaggaggaagataaTCCTTACTTGTTTGAAGATGAGGATTTTGAGTCCAGGGTTGAGACTGATGAAGGTAGTGTTCAGGTTCTTCAGAGGTTTACAAAGAGGTTCAAACTTCTTCGTGGCATTGAGAACTT TCGTGTGGTGATTCTTGAAGCCGATCCTCTGACATTCATAAGCCCAGCTCACTTTGATGCTGAACTTATTCTCTTTGTTGCCAAGG GGCGAGCAACTATTACTATGGTGAGGGATGAGAAGAGAATGAGCGTTGTGAGTGATGAGGATAGAAAGAGCTTTAACCTGGAATGTGGAGATGTACTCAGGGTTCAAGTGGGAATGCCTATATATATGATCAATAGGGATGAAAATGAGAAGCTTTATGTTGTCAAAATCCTTCAAACCATCTCTATTCTTGGGCATTTCGAGGTAATCTCAAT GGGCGAAGACTTGGAATCTTTCTACACGGCATTCAATCGGGAAGTTCTTCATGCCGCTCTGAAG GCAAACGGGTTTCAATTGGACAAGCTCTTTCATAAGCAGAGGAAAGGAAGCATTATGAAAGCCTCCAAAGAAAAAATCGAGGCCTTGCGTCAACACAAGCAAGGTTCAGCTGGCATTTGGCCTTTTGGTAGCTTTCCAAGCGCTCCATACAATCTTTTCAACAAACAGCCATCTAAGTCGAACCAATATGGCAGTCTCTATGAAGCCCTACCCAACGATTACAAGCAGCTACAAGACCCCGACCTTTTTGTTGCCTTTGCTAACATCACCAGA GTATCTATGATTGGTCCTGTTTACTACTCAAAGGCGACAAAGATCTCTGTCATAGTTGAAGGTGAAGGATACTTCGAGATGGCATGCCCTCATCTTTCTTCCTCTAGATCAAGAGGGCAAAGAGGTGGCAAGGGAAGCTCTGGACCAAGAAAGAGTAGCACAAGATACCGGAAGGTTAGCGGTGCCTTGAGACACGGCGTGGTGTTTGTAACTCCTGCTAGCCATCCTTTTGCAGTCATTGCTTCACGGAATAGTGACCTGAAAGTCGTTTGCTTCGAGATCATTGCCAAACGAAACATTAGGTACCATCTTGCTG GGAAAGGGAATGTTATGAATAAGTTAGAGAAGGAGGCAAAGGAGTTGGCCTTTAACTCGCCGGCAAGAGAGGTGGAAAGGATCTTCAACCTCGAAGATGGGGACTTATTTTTCCAAGGGCCAAAGGAACGAGAAGAGGAATATGGTCGTGCTTTGTGA